From the genome of Natrinema marinum:
GAGCGCCGCGACCGGGCAGCGGCGGCCTACGACGAGATCGAAGCGGAGCGCGAGCGTGCGGAGACGGCGGACTCGCAGACGACCGAACCGGCGTCCGCGACCGACGGAGGGGAGCGATCGTGAGGCCCCGTCGAACGACGATCGTCGCCCTGTTCGGGCTGGCGCTCGTCGCGATCGGGACCGGTCTGGGAGTCGTCCAGCCCGGCGACTCCGGGGGTGCCGGCGGGCTCGTCGCCCTGCTCGTCCTCGTCGCGCTCGGTCTTGGCTTTCAGACGGTCCGCGGCTCGCTCGACGGGACCGCCGACGCACCGACCGTTCCGTGGGCGGGCGACGACGCCTTCGCGACCCCCGCGCCCGAGCGGACCGACCGCAAGCCCCCGCTCTCGAGCGACGACCTCGCCGGGCTGATCGAGACGGCCGGCGAGCGGGCCCGAGACGAGGAGAGCGTCGACGAGGGACTCGAGGCGGTCCGCCCCGCGCTCCGAGAGACGCTGATCGACGCGCTCGAGCAGGGCGGGCGCTCGCGATCGGAGGTCGAGGCGGCGCTCACGGACGGGAGCTGGACCGACGACCGGGTCGCCGCGAGCGTCCTCGCGGCCGACGTGGCGCCGCCGAATCGCTCGTTTCGCGAGCGGGTTCGCGTCTGGCTCTCGCCCGAGCGCGTCGTCCGCCAGCGGGCCCGACGGGCCACCGACGCGGTCGCCGCGGCCGCAGACGATGCGCTGCCGACGGTCCCAGGCCAGACCGCGCCTCGAACCGTACCGGTCGTCCGGCCCACTCTCGAGGACCTCCAGCGTGGCGCGGACGGGCGGCTCCAGCGCGCGGTCGATCCGCGGGCGATCGCCCGCGGACCGCAGCCGCGCCGGCCGCAGGTCGGCGACGAACTCGGGGATGCCGAATCGGACGGAACGGACGGGCGAGACTATCGCGCCGAGATCACGGAGGAGACCGGCGCGTGAGCCGTCGACAGCGACGCTGGCGGGGTGCCATCGCGGCGACGATCGCCCTCGCGGTCGTCGGATTCGTCGGCAACGCGCCGGCCCTGCTGCTCGGGTCGATCGTTCCGCTCGCGTTCGTCGCCTACGGGTCGCTGTCCCGCGTTCGGGACCCCGAGGGGCTCGTCGCGACCAGGACGGTCGCGCCGACGCCCGCGCCGCCGGGCCGCCCTGTGACCGTCACCCTCGAGGTGACAAACGACGGCGACCGGACGCTGACCGACGTTCGACTCGCCGACGGCGTCCCCAGAGCGCTGGCCGTCCTCGAGGGGACGCCGCGGGCCGGCGTGACGCTCGAGCCCGGCGAGAGCCACAGCGTGACGTACCTCGTCGTGGCCCGGCGCGGGGAGTACGACTTCGACCCGCCGGAGTGTCGGCTCCGGGGGCTCGGGGCGAGCGCGGTGGCGACGGTCTCACTGCCGGTGTCGGGCGACCGGTCGCTCGTCTGCCGACTCGATGCCGACGCGCCGCCGATCGAGGAGGACGGGGCCGGCCACACCGGCCAGTTCACCGCTGATGACCCCGGCGACGGCGTCTCGTTTCACTCGACCCGGGAGTACCGCCCCGACGACCCCGCCGACCGGATCGACTGGCGACACTACGCGAAACGCGGGACGCTCGCGACGGTCAACTACGAGCGACAGGTGTCGGCGACCGTCGTGCTGGTCGTCGACGCGCGCGCGGCGAACCGCGTCGTCGCCGGCCGCGGGCGGCCAACTGGCGTCGAACTCGAGGCCTACGCCGCGACGCACGCGCTGACCGACCTGCTGCAATCGGGCCACGACGTCGGCGTCGCCGTGATCGGCCTCGACGGCCCCGGCCCCGCGGGCTGTCACTGGCTCGAGCCGGCCAGCGGGCGCGACCAGCGGACGCGCGGGCTCGAACTGCTCCGGACGGCGGCCGACGGCGATTCGGCGGCCGACAGCCGGCCGAATCAGACGCGGGCGGACGCCCGACGGACGGAGGCACAGGTCCGCAAAGTGCTCGAGCTCGTCCCGCCGAACGCACAGCTCGCCCTGTTTACGGCCGCCCTCGACGGGGCCCCGGTCGACGCGGTCGAGACCTGGCGCGGCGCGGGGCTACCGGTCGCGGTCTGCTCGCCCGATATCGTCCCCGAAAACACCGTCAGCGGTCAGTACGAGCAGGTGCGACGACGGACGCGACTGGCGCGCTGTCAGGCCGCCGGCGCTCGCACGGTCGACTGGCGGCGGGGGACGCCGCTGCCGCTGGTCATCGAGCACGCCTTCGCCGCCGACGCGCGGCTCTCGAACACGCGGCTCCTCGGTGGCGGCGGGTCGGCGAACGACGGCGGCGGACCGGACGAGGACGGAGCGGCGGGAGGCGAACACGACGAACGCGCCGAACGAGACCCCCAGACCGGGCGGCGGACGCGGCCGGGAGGTGACGACTAGATGTCGCTGGCCGGCGGCCCCCGCCTCGATCGGCCGTCCGCGATCGGCGACGAGGGGCGGGCGCGTGCGACGAGTCTCTGGATCGCCACGCTGGCCGTCGTCGCCGCCGTCGGGCTCGTCGGCGTCGCGATCGGCGAGCCGTCGCTGCTGCCGACGCTTGGCCTGGTCGTCGGGCTGACGGTCGCGGGCGTCGGGCTGCTCGAGCGCCACGGGTTCGTCGAGCAACTCGTCGCCCACGCGTTCCTGTTGACGGTCGGGACGGCGTTCTCGCTGATCGTCCTCGCGGCTCCGCTCGTCGCCGGGCCGGGGCTCGCGGTGAGCGGGTGTGCGCTGGCGCTGGCCGGGACCGGGGCCGCCTGGGCCGATATCGGCGGCGAGAAGCTGAAAACCGCCGCGACGGGGAGCGTGCTCGGCTACGTCTCGATGCTGGCCTCGAGCGCGGCGGTAACGGTGCTGCTCGCGTTCGGCTATCTCGCCACGGCGGTGGTGGGCAGAATCACCGGCGTCTCGAGCCCGATCGGGTCGCTCACCGGCTTCCTGATAGTCGGGGCCGGAACCGCCGTCGTCGTCCGACTGTCGCTGCGGTGGCTCCCGATCGTGGCGTTGACCCCCCGGGATCGGCGGCCGGCGGTCGAACGGCGGCTCGCGTCCGTCCGGCGATATCTGACGTGGACGATCTCGGGGGCGGTCGTCGCGGTCATCGCCCTCTCCGGCCTCGTACTCGGGGGCGCGACGGCCAGGCTGTCGGCCCGGCAGCCGGCGCTTTCGGGCGGGCTCGAGGTGCTGTCCTCGCCGATCGTCGTCTGGCCGATCGTCGCGGTCGGCGCGGTAAGCGCCGCCGCCGGCGTGATCGCGCTCGTCCTGCGACGGCTCACGCGGGAGGCCGATGCCGACGCGACGCGCCGGACCGCCGCGATCGTCGTCGGCGTCGGACTTTCGCTGCCGTTCCTGCTCGGGGTGGTGCTCCTGATCGCCAGTAACGGGGTCGTCGTCGGCCCGGTCCTCCTCGCGGGAGCGCTGCTGATCCCCTTGCTGGTCGGACCACTGGCGGCCGCGTTCGTGTTCGGCAGCGGCGCCGTCTGTACCGCCGTGGGACTGCTCCCCGCGCGGGCGACCGGACCGACGATCGCCGCGACGGGGCTGGTCGTCGCCGCGATCGGCGTCGAGAGCGTGCGACCGCTCCTCGCGTTTGGCTGTATCGCGGCCGCGGTGCTCGTCTGGGACCTCTCGACGTTCGGACTCGGGGTGACGGCCGAACTCGGTCACGTACCCGAGACTCGTCGGCTCGAACTGTTCCACGGGGCCATCGCCGTCGGCGTCGGCGTCGCCGCCGTGGCGGTCGTGGCCGGCCTCGCAGGGGTCGGACGCGGCGTTTTCGGGGGTGGGGGTGCGGCCGGCGCCGCGCTCGTCGTCGTGTTGGGCGTGTTGCTCCTGTTGGTTCCCCTCCGCGGCTAGCCGGTCGCGACCCGGACAGGCGAGAGGGGAGGCTTCTTGGTCATCTAGCGTCACTGTCGTGTATGGACGAGACGAACGCGACGCCCGACGACGCCGCACGCACCGTCCGGCGGGTCGTCGAACGCATCGAGGAAGCGGCGGTGGTCGACCGCACGGTCCTCCACACGCTGCTTTCCGCCGTGCTCGCCCGCGGCCACGTCCTGCTCGAGGACGTGCCGGGGACGGGGAAGACGGTCACCGCTCGAGTGATCGCCGAGTCGATGGGGCTCGAGTTCAAGCGGATCCAGTTCACGCCCGACCTGTTGCCCTCGGACGTGACCGGCTCGATGATCTACGACGAGCAAGCCGGCGAGTTCGAGTTCGCTCAGGGGCCGGTGTTCACGAACGTCGTGCTGGCCGACGAGATCAACCGCGCGCCGCCGAAAACGCAGGCGGCGCTGCTCGAGGCGATGGAGGAACGCCAGGTCAGCGTCGACGGCACGACCTACGAGCTGCCCGAGCCGTTCGTCGTCGTCGCGACCCAGAACCCGATCGAACAGGAGGGGACGTTCCGCCTCCCCGAGGCCCAGCGCGACCGCTTCAGCGTCAAGACCTCGCTCGGCTATCCCGACCGCGACGGCGAACTGGGGCTACTCGAGCGGCGGGCGAACCGGCGGTCGCTCTCGCCGAGCGTCGAGCCGGTCGCGAGCCGGCAGGCGGTCACGACGCTTCAGGATCTGACGGAGGACGTCACCGTCGACGAGAAGGTCCGGGGCTACATCGTCGACCTCGCGCGGCAGACGCGGGCCGACCGGCGAGCCGACACCGGCGTCTCGCCGCGGGGCGTCCAGCGGGTGTTCGAAGCGGCCCGCGCCGCCGCGCTGATCGACGGCCGGTCGTACGTCACCCCGGACGACGTCAAACGCCTCGCCCGGCCGACGATGGCCCACCGGATCGTCCTCACCACCGAGGCGACCGTCGAGGGCGTCGAGCCGAGCGCCATCGTCCGCCACGCGGTCAACGCCGTCGACGTGCCGGCGGTCGCGCCCGGACGCGACGAGCCCGAACCCGAGTCGGACGCCGAATCGGAGACGGACCACGAGCCGAAACTCGAGGACGCGTCCGACGACGCCACCGAACCCGGAGCCGACTCCGCCTCGCCTCGAAATCGGTAACGGTCGACGCGACTCAGCGCTCGTCGGCGGGCGTCCACTCGCGGTCCGTCGCCCCGACGTATCGGGAGTCGGGACGGACCAGTCTGTTGTCCGCGCGCTGCTCGAGGCAGTGGGCCATCCAGCCGGCGACCCGCGAAACGGCGAACGTTGCGGTGAACAGCTCCTTCGGAATCCCGACGCCGTCGAGCAAGGCGGCGGTGTAGAACTCGACGTTGGTGTC
Proteins encoded in this window:
- a CDS encoding DUF7269 family protein — protein: MRPRRTTIVALFGLALVAIGTGLGVVQPGDSGGAGGLVALLVLVALGLGFQTVRGSLDGTADAPTVPWAGDDAFATPAPERTDRKPPLSSDDLAGLIETAGERARDEESVDEGLEAVRPALRETLIDALEQGGRSRSEVEAALTDGSWTDDRVAASVLAADVAPPNRSFRERVRVWLSPERVVRQRARRATDAVAAAADDALPTVPGQTAPRTVPVVRPTLEDLQRGADGRLQRAVDPRAIARGPQPRRPQVGDELGDAESDGTDGRDYRAEITEETGA
- a CDS encoding DUF58 domain-containing protein; this encodes MSRRQRRWRGAIAATIALAVVGFVGNAPALLLGSIVPLAFVAYGSLSRVRDPEGLVATRTVAPTPAPPGRPVTVTLEVTNDGDRTLTDVRLADGVPRALAVLEGTPRAGVTLEPGESHSVTYLVVARRGEYDFDPPECRLRGLGASAVATVSLPVSGDRSLVCRLDADAPPIEEDGAGHTGQFTADDPGDGVSFHSTREYRPDDPADRIDWRHYAKRGTLATVNYERQVSATVVLVVDARAANRVVAGRGRPTGVELEAYAATHALTDLLQSGHDVGVAVIGLDGPGPAGCHWLEPASGRDQRTRGLELLRTAADGDSAADSRPNQTRADARRTEAQVRKVLELVPPNAQLALFTAALDGAPVDAVETWRGAGLPVAVCSPDIVPENTVSGQYEQVRRRTRLARCQAAGARTVDWRRGTPLPLVIEHAFAADARLSNTRLLGGGGSANDGGGPDEDGAAGGEHDERAERDPQTGRRTRPGGDD
- a CDS encoding AAA family ATPase, which produces MDETNATPDDAARTVRRVVERIEEAAVVDRTVLHTLLSAVLARGHVLLEDVPGTGKTVTARVIAESMGLEFKRIQFTPDLLPSDVTGSMIYDEQAGEFEFAQGPVFTNVVLADEINRAPPKTQAALLEAMEERQVSVDGTTYELPEPFVVVATQNPIEQEGTFRLPEAQRDRFSVKTSLGYPDRDGELGLLERRANRRSLSPSVEPVASRQAVTTLQDLTEDVTVDEKVRGYIVDLARQTRADRRADTGVSPRGVQRVFEAARAAALIDGRSYVTPDDVKRLARPTMAHRIVLTTEATVEGVEPSAIVRHAVNAVDVPAVAPGRDEPEPESDAESETDHEPKLEDASDDATEPGADSASPRNR